One genomic segment of Priestia megaterium includes these proteins:
- a CDS encoding MFS transporter → MYSSVSKLWTWQFSLIILITISFYLCLQMLTGGFSIFVTEFSHNPTLGGVMTTTFMLAAIITRPVTGILMHKINIKQVLCVMLLFVLVCIMISYNQQVIPLLISIRILEGIGFGVTTNLLATLATNLIPKERMGEGIGYFGMATSLGTTLGPMIALSILHSFSFKFLLFITLFLIVVSFIFSLFIKIKQSSSFAESPIQRESLVNFVFDKQAMLPCFLVMLFYCTYSGIVNFINGLGEENHLGSKVSLFFLIIAVVIVLVRPFSGKIYDQMGHKYLIYPASICSIIGLILIAFAHGLTTFFIAAVLYGIAYSVMQPSFQAWAVSRVTPDKKGTANAMSLSSMDLGMALGAPVLGGVASLTGYREMYSLSSLLIVALILMYKARHLKDIKEQKEI, encoded by the coding sequence TTGTATTCATCAGTATCGAAATTATGGACGTGGCAGTTTTCTCTTATTATTTTAATAACTATCTCGTTCTACCTGTGTCTACAGATGCTTACAGGGGGATTTTCAATTTTTGTTACAGAGTTTAGTCATAACCCAACTTTAGGAGGCGTTATGACGACGACCTTTATGTTGGCCGCGATTATAACTCGTCCAGTAACAGGAATTTTAATGCATAAAATAAATATCAAACAGGTACTATGCGTTATGCTCCTTTTTGTGCTTGTTTGTATTATGATTAGTTACAATCAACAAGTTATTCCTTTATTAATATCAATACGAATTTTAGAAGGTATAGGCTTTGGAGTTACAACAAATCTATTAGCTACTCTTGCAACAAATTTGATTCCCAAAGAACGAATGGGTGAAGGAATTGGCTATTTTGGAATGGCGACAAGTCTAGGAACAACCCTTGGTCCGATGATTGCTTTGTCAATTCTACATTCATTCTCTTTTAAATTTCTTCTTTTTATAACGTTGTTTCTAATAGTAGTCTCATTTATTTTCTCGTTGTTTATCAAAATCAAACAATCATCTTCATTCGCTGAATCACCGATCCAAAGAGAATCACTAGTGAATTTTGTTTTTGATAAACAGGCTATGCTTCCATGCTTTTTAGTCATGCTTTTTTATTGCACTTATTCAGGCATTGTCAATTTTATTAATGGTCTAGGGGAAGAAAATCATTTAGGTAGCAAAGTTTCTCTCTTCTTTTTAATTATTGCGGTTGTCATCGTATTAGTTAGACCATTTTCGGGAAAAATTTACGATCAAATGGGGCATAAGTACTTAATTTATCCGGCAAGTATCTGCAGCATCATTGGTTTGATTTTAATAGCATTTGCACATGGCCTTACGACATTTTTCATTGCAGCCGTACTTTACGGTATTGCTTACAGTGTCATGCAACCTTCATTTCAAGCATGGGCGGTAAGCAGGGTAACGCCTGATAAAAAAGGAACGGCTAATGCCATGTCCCTCAGTTCTATGGATTTAGGAATGGCTCTTGGTGCTCCGGTTCTAGGTGGAGTTGCTAGTCTAACTGGTTACAGAGAGATGTACAGTCTTTCCTCATTGCTAATTGTCGCCCTTATCTTAATGTATAAGGCGAGACACCTTAAGGATATTAAGGAGCAAAAGGAGATCTAA
- a CDS encoding DUF1330 domain-containing protein — protein MTAYVVFIREKTTNSSQLEIYAEKSPAGLKGHPVTPRAVYGKHLVLEGPQIEGAVILEFPTFEEANTWYNSPAYQEALQYRLKGGNYRGFIIQGV, from the coding sequence ATGACAGCATACGTTGTTTTTATACGTGAAAAAACTACAAATTCATCCCAACTTGAAATTTACGCCGAAAAGTCTCCTGCAGGATTAAAAGGACACCCGGTCACACCACGTGCAGTATATGGAAAGCATTTGGTGCTAGAAGGCCCACAAATTGAAGGTGCAGTAATTCTAGAATTCCCCACTTTTGAAGAAGCAAATACTTGGTATAATAGCCCTGCATATCAAGAAGCCCTTCAGTACAGACTTAAAGGCGGGAACTATCGAGGTTTTATAATACAAGGTGTTTAA
- a CDS encoding helix-turn-helix transcriptional regulator produces MPISRHFEIIYHLLNKKKATAKELADHFEVSTRTIYRDIDDLSAAGIPVYSSQGKGGGIFLLDDYVFNTSLLSESEQDEILMALQSLNAAAYPEIDSVLSKLSNLFKKDKANWIEVDFSPWGSRHSRKELFYLLREAIMNHHLILFRYFNVSGIKSSRQVEPVKLLFKDKSWYLYGYCLESSAFRTFKVNRMKEVKITDIDFEPREKESSIENAKQNSLPELIEVKLRISSQGAFRVYDEFEEGAVVHNEDGSYTIRTKMSLGSWLYSYILSFGTLIEDIEPVHLRNKILGDLDTVKKNLNQRS; encoded by the coding sequence GTGCCGATTAGCAGACATTTCGAAATTATTTACCATTTACTTAATAAGAAGAAAGCAACGGCTAAAGAATTAGCAGATCACTTTGAAGTATCCACGCGCACTATTTATCGTGATATAGATGACCTCAGTGCTGCAGGAATTCCTGTCTACAGTAGTCAAGGAAAGGGAGGGGGAATTTTTCTACTAGATGACTATGTATTCAATACCTCTCTGCTATCTGAAAGTGAACAAGATGAGATTCTTATGGCCCTTCAAAGTTTAAATGCAGCTGCTTATCCAGAGATAGATAGTGTGTTGTCAAAGCTTAGTAATTTGTTTAAAAAAGATAAAGCTAATTGGATTGAAGTAGATTTCTCTCCTTGGGGTAGCAGGCATAGCCGAAAAGAACTTTTCTATCTACTTCGGGAAGCAATAATGAATCATCATTTAATTTTATTTCGTTACTTTAATGTTTCAGGTATAAAGAGTAGCCGACAAGTCGAGCCGGTTAAACTTCTATTCAAAGATAAGTCTTGGTATTTATATGGGTATTGCCTAGAAAGTAGCGCATTCCGTACCTTCAAAGTGAACAGGATGAAAGAAGTAAAAATAACAGATATTGATTTCGAGCCCCGAGAGAAGGAGAGTTCCATAGAAAATGCAAAACAAAATAGTTTGCCAGAATTGATAGAGGTAAAGTTACGAATTTCCTCCCAAGGAGCATTTCGGGTATATGATGAATTTGAAGAAGGTGCTGTGGTACACAATGAGGATGGTTCCTATACTATACGTACAAAAATGTCTTTAGGGAGTTGGTTATATAGCTATATTTTGTCTTTCGGTACCCTTATTGAAGATATTGAGCCGGTGCATTTACGAAATAAAATTTTGGGAGATCTAGATACTGTTAAAAAAAATTTAAATCAAAGATCATAA
- a CDS encoding SDR family oxidoreductase — protein MKTTQELVGKRALVTGGTRGMGKAIVENLKAKGATVVTTARSEPEEGTTADLFISADIRTTEGIKVLTERTLDFLGGIDIIVNNVGGSSAPAGGVLALNDKDWMEAINWNLLSAVRLDRNLLPAMMQQKYGTIVHISSIQRTLPLFDSTLAYAAAKAALSNYSKGLSNEVAAFGIRVNTVAPGFIQTKAADAMIERLQEKYGSYEQALQELMSSLGGIPLGKPGQPEDVAELVAFLVSDRAKAITGSEYKIDGGTVPTI, from the coding sequence ATGAAAACAACACAAGAACTGGTAGGAAAAAGAGCATTGGTTACTGGTGGAACAAGAGGCATGGGAAAAGCGATTGTAGAAAACTTGAAGGCAAAGGGTGCGACAGTCGTGACTACAGCAAGATCCGAACCGGAGGAAGGAACTACTGCTGATCTTTTTATTTCAGCCGATATAAGAACTACAGAAGGAATAAAAGTACTTACTGAGCGCACGCTAGATTTCCTTGGAGGGATTGATATTATAGTTAATAACGTCGGCGGTTCTTCAGCTCCCGCAGGAGGAGTGCTTGCTCTTAATGATAAAGATTGGATGGAGGCTATAAATTGGAATTTATTATCTGCAGTTCGACTTGATCGCAATCTATTACCGGCAATGATGCAACAAAAATATGGAACAATTGTTCACATTTCTTCTATTCAACGAACACTACCTTTATTTGATTCTACGTTAGCATATGCAGCTGCAAAAGCTGCATTAAGTAATTATAGTAAGGGGCTATCCAATGAAGTAGCAGCTTTTGGCATACGTGTTAATACTGTCGCGCCTGGCTTTATTCAAACAAAGGCAGCTGACGCAATGATCGAACGACTTCAAGAAAAATATGGTTCTTACGAACAAGCATTACAGGAACTTATGAGTTCACTTGGAGGTATTCCACTTGGAAAACCAGGACAACCAGAAGACGTTGCAGAATTAGTAGCCTTTCTTGTTTCTGATCGTGCCAAAGCGATCACTGGAAGTGAATATAAGATTGATGGTGGAACGGTTCCAACGATTTAA
- a CDS encoding nuclear transport factor 2 family protein yields the protein MSYLPLSVRRFFQFANDNNYKNFIEVFTKDAYIFDEKKKIKGIQAIEKWSKNAIFNPNVKFKIKNYTEQDDRITVTAEVDGDFDKTGLPSPLLIDHRFKLRSGKIEELICSETKHITS from the coding sequence ATGAGCTATTTACCACTATCTGTTAGAAGATTTTTCCAATTCGCAAATGATAATAACTATAAGAATTTTATAGAAGTCTTTACAAAAGACGCTTATATATTTGACGAAAAAAAGAAAATAAAGGGTATTCAAGCTATAGAAAAATGGAGTAAAAATGCAATTTTTAATCCTAATGTGAAGTTTAAGATTAAAAACTATACAGAACAAGACGACAGAATAACGGTAACTGCTGAAGTCGATGGCGACTTCGATAAGACAGGCCTTCCGTCTCCTTTACTTATAGACCATCGTTTTAAATTAAGATCGGGAAAGATTGAAGAGTTAATTTGTTCTGAAACTAAGCATATAACTAGTTAA